A region from the Chrysoperla carnea chromosome 4, inChrCarn1.1, whole genome shotgun sequence genome encodes:
- the LOC123299227 gene encoding uncharacterized protein LOC123299227 isoform X1, whose translation MQKYLPLTKWIIYKQETSYVIRILFTFLIITNVLIICHAYPFTESNPLDRCTGTADIGDCTGFVHKWYFNNTAKKCQTFIYGGCGGNILNRFDSEIECLHYCVSEDHTLPPALTSTPFDEKNYFTLSSNTTQTKGIYSSPIPPNERGKELTFQETGKHKTFMFAESNTFIQLDGDIIQTFQLRLCREISFEFRTRLPHGLLVYHNVKVPNGIKLEPYALYVIVQKGQLKVVHVFGRHLTALTVGRGLNRNEWHSVTVRIDVHLAKLIAVVDNIKDEVSIKGLHEENNYGISESLPSVVLIGGLSSEEKLHGVKYIIESFVGCIRNMVLSAGKAASDLITIQPLIATKHENVKEGCTNLCYTDKNLCFVGSHCINHYNTYTCDCFGTHYEGEQCDIYTATVLTLRGSSYVSYRVYDWKDRVHSANNRISLLFKTRFDDSALFYASGEIDGIHHYIAASIKNHIVRLEFDFGEGVIKSELGTHVTINDWNNLTIVHDHKSLRVSLNKQVKLLDIPGNMYHLYIDPEIYIGGGPELQSKKALGTQNNFVGSLKYVFFNDISIIYELKKQNPKVHYIGVLEPELEDIDVDVIPITYPFASSHIWWPNNQTDSLSLTFDFKSSRSLAVLASSDVTTESGLGYWEIRAVNDEIRFELVPDAGKNITHLTSVKYEPDPSSWHIVEVSYSAGELKLTVDFRTIRAQLFGLKFQLGDKVIVGSGLRGNAPAGLIGCMRKVTVNGAFLEPRYVVQTERLVGEVALDDCRFIDPCHRPNTCEHGGKCSVKEDHLTCDCKGTGYIGKNCHFAEFRKTCEELALLGYTKPDVYLIDIDGNGRFPPAHVRCEFQSLEDSTKTIVEHNLPSQVDVRSAGEDDFSFNIKYREFTAEMLQELISHSLYCSQYIKYDCYKAPLELHSATWFISSFNNFTVDQIGDSKRGTCPCAVNKTCENPSEWCNCDITEGKWNSDEGYYTSQKSLGITQMIFLQQSDLEEDAQGRITLGPLECVETNTQKYVVTFTTSQSYIEVPGWRKGDLAFSFRTTGEKAILLYQPPIRPNYPSFMVALTSDYQLMFNFTLNTGTSRGLVIKSGRKLNEGEWHKLWIDYNQYHVRFMINTDYEMVDLQPEEEFGPFEGSMFIGGAPSDLLKKSSVTQGLIGCFRGLVVNGEILDIYSYMSVHLSEIIKDCKPSCVPNPCKNGARCKELWSTFQCVCENPWAHLGTHCETNININALTFISPEAYLKNNYLTNQTSDDKTLFKSILYERILVNLRTYDNTSLVLYANDHINNFVHIYINNGTELIYLFNYGNEIKNITIDYPKLNSGETVQIAIIRNENSTILHVNDYNRTVPFGVLLLEEYSNKPWINSEKEVLAPPRPPAPPTDYFQLNLGGYDQHSLLKMAAAPENFPGYVGCIRGFQIGQTLIDLPTKAIENVQIDTKGVIPHCQMKCDATPCKHQGICVEDFRRQEHTCLCEHTSYYGEFCDEEKGADFNGESMLQRKFVLKGEVHEVKVQLAFSSNDLRKRYTVLLLLQTENIRSYYLLVALTPEGHLIFEEDREGSAFGTRISDRDFLNGARHSVYYKRVNDTAELRIDRQFIPLSKIPVLGLSEVPDIGSDEVQIGGLNTTDPRFAIYKGYNGCLSNVFVLVNGLSMKPLEEYMMFKKIDAEKVNVTNSQGVRSAQCNDHFDIIHKVPAGPTLNISHGLDKAWVEDPPARMPYRNIYADASIEKDETGTAIFIALTTFFVVIVLGSIYEVYRSDRQYRRRQGMEIDASIIQSKQQAAKQMQNVAFAKSDDDIPPKPTPIPNGISKNGGVLSNNTAQFIPIPTSESQIKERPTEKHATFKDDIQEKELAWEPDEEKTELLNEDEMDFSPPPSRVVQPTIIPTTGPRSKVKAPPPHKNPLATQLPYKIDETGLEYSTSAPA comes from the exons atgcaaaaatatcttCCATTAACAAAATGGATAATATACAAACAAGAAACTTCATACGTAATtcgaatattatttacatttttaataataacaaatgtattaattatatgCCATGCATATCCATTTACCGAAAGCAATCCATTAGATCGATGTACTGGTACAGCTGATATTGGTGATTGTACAGGTTTTGTACATAaatggtattttaataatacagcAAAAAAGtgtcaaacatttatttatggtGGTTGTGGTGGAAATATATTGAATCGTTTTGATTCCGAAATTGAATGTTTACATTATTGTGTTAGTGAAGATC ataCACTACCTCCAGCATTAACATCGACGCCATTTGATGAGAAAAACTACTTCACATTGAGTTCAAACACAACTCAAACTAAAGGTATATACAGCAGTCCAATACCACCGAACGAACGTGGAAAAGAATTAACATTCCAAGAAACTGGTAAACATAAGACGTTTATGTTTGCTGAATCGAATACTTTTATTCAATTAGATGGTGATATTATACAAACGTTTCAATTGAG ACTTTGCCGAGAAATATCTTTCGAATTTCGAACTAGACTTCCACATGGACTTCTAGTCTATCATAATGTTAAAGTACCAAATGGTATTAAATTAGAACCATACGCTTTATACGTAATTGTACAAAAAGGTCAACTAAAAGTTGTTCATGTATTTGGACGACATTTGACTGCACTCACTGTTGGTCGAGGTTTAAATCGCAATGAATGGCATTCTGTTACTGTTCGAATTGATGTACATTTAGCCAAATTAATTGCTGTTGTCGATAATATTAAGGACGAAGTGAGCATAAAAGGACTGCACGAGGAAAATAATTATGGAATCTCAGAAAGTTTACCGTCAGTGGTTCTTATCGGTGGCTTAAGTTCTGAAGAAAAATTACATGGCgtcaaatatataattgaatcgTTTGTTGGATGTATACGAAATATGGTGCTAAGTGCTGGCAAAGCGGCATCGGATTTAATAACAATTCAACCATTAATTGCCACAAAGCATGAAAACGTTAAAGAAGGATGCACAAACTTATGTTATAcggataaaaatttatgttttgtggGATCTCATTGTATAAATCATTATAATACTTACACGTGTGATTGTTTTGGAACGCATTATGAGGGCGAACAGTGTGATATTTACA CTGCCACAGTATTAACTCTTCGGGGATCATCATATGTCTCATATCGTGTATACGATTGGAAAGATCGTGTACATTCAGCCAATAATCgaatatctttattatttaaaacacgtTTCGATGACTCAGCCTTATTTTATGCAAGTGGCGAAATAGATGGAATTCACCATTATATTGCTGCATCAATCAAAAATCACATTGTCCGCTTAGAATTTGATTTTGGCGAAGGCGTCATTAAATCAGAGTTAGGAACACACGTCACTATAAACGATTGGAATAACTTAACAATTGTACACGATCATAAATCATTGcgagtttcattaaataaacaagtaaaattgtTAGATATTCCTGGAAATATGTATCACTTATATATCGATCCAGAGATTTACATTGGCGGTGGACCTGAGTTGCAAAGTAAAAAAGCTCTAGGAACACAGaataattttgttggtagtttaaaatatgtgttttttaacGATATCTCGATTATATacgaattgaaaaaacaaaatcctAAAGTTCATTACATCGGAGTACTCGAACCAGAGTTGGAAGATATTGACGTAGATGTAATTCCTATAACCTATCCATTTGCAAGTTCTCATATTTGGTGGCCCAATAATCAAACAGACTCGTTAAGTTtaacatttgattttaaaagtaGTCGGAGCTTAGCTGTACTGGCCTCTAGTGATGTAACAACTGAGAGTGGATTAGGATATTGGGAAATTCGTGCAGTAAATGATGAAATTCGTTTTGAACTAGTCCCAGATGCaggaaaaaatattacacattTAACAAGTGTAAAATATGAACCAGATCCATCATCGTGGCATATTGTTGAAGTGAGTTATTCCGCTGGTGAACTCAAATTAACCGTTGATTTTCGTACAATTCGTGCACAATTATTTGgtctaaaatttcaattaggTGATAAAGTTATAGTAGGAAGTGGACTTCGAGGAAATGCTCCAGCTGGTTTGATTGGATGTATGAGAAAGGTTACTGTAAATGGTGCATTTTTAGAACCTAGATATGTTGTACAAACTGAACGATTAGTTGGTGAAGTAGCACTTGACGATTGTCGTTTTATTGACCCTTGCCATCGACCGAATACTTGTGAACACGGTGGGAAATGTTCTGTTAAAGAAGATCATTTAACATGTGATTGTAAAGGTACTGGATACATAGGTAAAAATTGCCACTTTGCTGAATTTCGTAAAACTTGCGAAGAATTAGCTCTATTAGGGTACACAAAACCTGATGTGTATCTAATAGATATTGATGGGAATGGTCGATTTCCTCCAGCACATGTCCGATGTGAATTTCAAAGTTTGGAAGATTCGACAAAAACTATTGTTGAGCATAATTTACCGAGTCAAGTAGATGTTCGATCTGCCGGTGAAGATGATTTCAGTTTTAACATCAAGTATCGAGAATTCACAGCAGAAATGTTGCAAGAATTAATTTCGCATTCATTATATTGCagtcaatatataaaatatgattgcTATAAAGCACCGTTAGAACTACATTCAGCAACGTGGTTTATTAGTTCTTTTAATAACTTTACTGTTGACCAAATTGGTGACTCCAAACGGGGCACTTGTCCATGCGCTGTAAATAAAACATGTGAAAATCCTTCTGAATGGTGTAATTGCGATATAACTGAAGGAAAATGGAACTCAGATGAAGGTTATTATACTTCTCAGAAAAGTTTAGGCATTACTCAAATGATATTCTTACAACAATCTGACTTGGAAGAAGATGCTCAAGGTCGCATAACTCTTGGACCTCTTGAATGCGTAGAAACAA ATACTCAGAAATATGTGGTTACGTTTACTACAAGTCAATCATACATTGAAGTTCCTGGGTGGAGGAAAGGTGACTTGGCATTTTCATTTAGAACCACTGGCGAAAAAGCTATTTTACTGTATCAACCACCGATTCGACCAAATTATCCAAGTTTTATGGTGGCATTAACAAGCGATTATCAGTTAATGTTCAATTTCACCTTAAACACAGGAACATCTCGTGGTTTGGTAATTAAATCTGGCAGAAAATTAAACGAAGGCGAATGGCATAAATTATGGATTGATTATAACCAATACCACGTACGATTTATGATTAATACTGATTATGAAATGGTAGATTTACAACCAGAAGAAGAGTTTGGTCCATTTGAAGGTAGTATGTTTATTGGTGGAGCCCCATC tgatttattaaaaaaatcttctgtAACTCAAGGTTTAATTGGATGTTTTCGGGGTCTTGTTGTAAATGGGGAAATTTTAGACATATATAGTTATATGAGTGTGCACTTAAgtgaaattataaaagattgCAAGCCAAGTTGTGTACCAAATCCATGTAAAAATGGTGCAAGGTGTAAAGAATTATGGAGTACATTCCAATGTGTGTGTGAAAATCCATGGGCACATTTAGGAACACACTGTGAGACAA ATATAAACATAAATGCATTAACATTTATATCACCAgaagcatatttaaaaaataattatttaacaaatcaaACCAGTGAcgataaaacattatttaaaagtattttatacgAACGTATATTGGTTAACTTACGTACATATGATAATACATCTTTGGTACTGTATGCTAATGATcatatcaataattttgtacatatttacaTCAATAATGGTActgaattaatatatttatttaattatggtaatgaaattaaaaatataacgattGATTATCCAAAATTAAACAGTGGTGAAACGGTTCAAATCGCAATTATACGTAATGAGAATTCAACGATTTTACATGTGAACGATTATAATCGGACAGTACCATTTGGAGTTCTGTTATTGGAAGAATATTCGAATAAACCATGGATTAACTCTGAAAAAG AAGTACTAGCGCCTCCAAGACCACCAGCTCCTCCAACCGATTACTTCCAATTAAATCTAGGGGGATATGATCAACACAGCCTCTTAAAAATGGCTGCAGCACCCGAAAATTTCCCAGGATACGTTGGTTGTATACGAGGTTTTCAAATTGGCCAAACACTAATTGATTTGCCAACAAAAGCAATagaaaatgtacaaattgacaCAAAAGGTGTAATCCCACATTGCCAGATGAAATGTGATGCAACTCCGTGTAAACATCAAGGAATATGTGTGGAAGATTTTCGCCGGCAAGAGCATACATGCTTGTGTGAACATACAAGTTATTATGGTGAATTTTGTGACGAAGAAAAGGGTGCTGATTTCAATGGGGAATCTATGTTGCAACGAAAATTCGTTTTGAAAGGAGAAGTACATGAAGTTAAAGTTCAATTAGCGTTTTCCAGTAACGATTTACGAAAACGGTATACTGTGTTATTGTTACTTCAAACTGAAAATAT TCGAAGTTATTACTTATTGGTTGCTTTGACTCCTGAAGGTCATTTAATATTTGAAGAAGATAGAGAAGGGTCTGCATTTGGTACAAGAATTTCAGACCGCGATTTCTTAAACGGAGCAAGACATTCTGTGTACTATAAACGTGTGAATGATACGGCTGAACTACGAATTGATCGACAATTTATACCTTTAAGTAAAATCCCCGTGCTTGGATTGAGTGAAGTACCTGATATTGGATCAGATGAAGTGCAGATAGGAGGTCTAAATACAACAGATCCAAGATTTGCGATTTATAAAGGGTATAATGGATGTTTATCGA atgtttttgttttggtgaaTGGTTTAAGTATGAAACCACTAGAAGAATatatgatgtttaaaaaaattgatgcggAAAAAGTAAATGTTACAAATTCGCAAGGAGTTCGAAGTGCTCAATGTAATGATCATTTCGATATAATACACAAAGTACCCGCAGGTCCAACTTTAAACATTAGTCATGGTTTGGATAAAGCATGGGTTGAAGACCCACCAGCTAGAATGCCTTATCG aaatatttatgccgATGCCTCAATAGAAAAAGATGAAACTGGTACTGCAATATTTATTGCTTTAACAACTTTCTTTGTTGTAATTGTTCTTGGAAGTATTTATGAAGTTTATCGTTCTGATCGACAATATCGGAGGCGTCAGGGAATGGAAATCGATGCAAGTATTATTCAATCGAAACAACAAGCAGCAAAGCAAATGCAAAATGTCGCATTTGCT aaatcagATGATGATATCCCACCTAAACCAACTCCTATTCCAAATGGAATCAGCAAAAATGGTGGAGTTTTATCCAACAACACAGCTCAATTTATACCTATACCTACTTCAGAATCACAAATTAAGGAACGACCTACTGAAAAACATGCTACATTTAAAG aTGACATTCAAGAAAAAGAATTAGCATGGGAACCAGATGAAGAGAAAACTGAGCTTTTAAATGAAGATGAAATGGACTTTTCGCCGCCTCCATCAAGAGTG GTACAACCTACAATTATACCAACCACTGGTCCTCGCTCAAAAGTGAAAGCTCCGCCACCTCATAAAAATCCTTTAGCTACTCAATTACcatataaaattgatgaaaccGGACTTGAATATTCAACATCGGCTCCGGCCTGA